A stretch of the Vidua chalybeata isolate OUT-0048 chromosome Z, bVidCha1 merged haplotype, whole genome shotgun sequence genome encodes the following:
- the LOC128782467 gene encoding endogenous retrovirus group K member 6 Pro protein-like: MEQTVAFAGKNISLDLMADTGADVTIVPQAEWPRDWELVSPCGTISGVGGAVNSRRSKHLVCVEGPEGQIATIRPFVVASNIKLLGRDVLSQWGARLDIPSPAWDF; the protein is encoded by the exons ATGGAGCAGACTGTGGCGTTTGCG gggaaaaacatttcgttggacctgatggcagacaccggTGCGGACGTTACCATCGTCCCTCAGGCAGAGTGGCCGCGCGACTGGGAGTTagtgtccccttgtggcacaatctccggCGTGGGAGGAGCCGTCAATTCCCGACGCAGTAAGCACCTCGTGTGTGTAGAGGGGCCGGAGGGCCAGATTGCCACAATTCGGCCTTTTGTAGTTGCATCCAATATCAAATTATTAGGCAGGGACGTGTTGTCCCAATGGGGTGCCCGtctcgacatccctagccctgcgtgggatttttag